TCTATATCGCGGCAAATTAGCGCTTGAGGCTAATGAAGCTGAGCATCTGATGAATGATTTGAACTTTGGAGATGCTGCCGGACAAGATATTCGTGGGGCGGTTCAGTACCTGAAGGCGACTGGCAGTAAGAAGGTAGCCGTAACAGGTTTTTGTATGGGTGGCGCATTAACAGTGCTATCGGCATGCAATGTTCCCGAGTTAGATGGCACGATAGTTTGGTACGGATACCCTCCGCTTGAATACGTGGATGCCAATGCAGTAAGCAAGCCTATGTTGGCACATTGGGCTTTGCATGACGAGTTCTTTGCGCCGGCTGGAGTTGATCAATTAGAAGAAAAGCTAAAGGCGGCAGGGGCAAATATTGAGTTTTATCGTTATGACACTAAGCATGCCTTTGCGAATCCTAAGTCTGATGCTCGTGGTTTGCCGCCGCTCAAATACAATGCTGAGGCTGCTCAGCTAGCCTGGGATCGCACCTTTGAATTTTTGAAAAAGAATTTAGCTTAATCACGCTTTATTGATACATTTTTAATATGCACCTGTTCTCTGAAAATCTCGCGGTTGAAATCTCTAGTTACTATCGCAACTTGGCGCTAGGCCATGGCGTTATTCCCAAGGTATTTACCTTGGTTAATTCAGAGGGGGATCAGTATCTTTTCTTTATCGATGATCTTCGAATGGAAAAAGAAGAGGAGAATCAATTTCTTGCATATATCGTTGAGCAACATGACGCCGTTTCTTATGCTCGAGGCACCTTGGTGATTGTGGAGAACAATCAGCAGTTCATTGAGTTTGCAGTAGTTGATAAAGATGACGAAGAAGCCATAGTCTG
The window above is part of the Polynucleobacter sp. AP-Kolm-20A-A1 genome. Proteins encoded here:
- a CDS encoding dienelactone hydrolase family protein, producing the protein MIEYKRPDGKTINGYLAEPTDNPNAPGVVVIQEWWGLDDEVKSVADRLAKAGYRALVPDLYRGKLALEANEAEHLMNDLNFGDAAGQDIRGAVQYLKATGSKKVAVTGFCMGGALTVLSACNVPELDGTIVWYGYPPLEYVDANAVSKPMLAHWALHDEFFAPAGVDQLEEKLKAAGANIEFYRYDTKHAFANPKSDARGLPPLKYNAEAAQLAWDRTFEFLKKNLA